The proteins below are encoded in one region of Herpetosiphon gulosus:
- a CDS encoding sortase, with protein MMQSDMTHRLIHLVTVLVAVAGIGMLSGVGWVVWSFVATTQAVQARQAALPLLPSVRPVVAATATVEPTQAVLPTATPLPTATATPVPTALPLPPLDALRIPAINLARPVLPAHFSDGVWDVPQYAVGHHADSGQPGDGTNIVLNGHVGGSDPVFADLALLQPGDLLWLYRGTLATAYVVSDTLRIQVVGAAPDQVGAEAERLLSPTDHELVTLITCWPPTGPNAFDQRLIVRAVRQEGQP; from the coding sequence ATGATGCAGAGTGATATGACCCACCGATTGATCCACCTCGTCACCGTGCTGGTGGCGGTGGCCGGAATCGGGATGCTGAGCGGGGTCGGTTGGGTGGTCTGGTCGTTTGTCGCGACGACGCAGGCGGTGCAGGCGCGGCAGGCGGCATTGCCCCTATTGCCGAGTGTGCGGCCCGTGGTGGCAGCGACCGCGACCGTGGAGCCAACGCAGGCGGTGCTACCAACCGCGACCCCGCTGCCGACCGCGACCGCGACTCCCGTACCGACCGCCCTGCCGCTGCCGCCGCTCGATGCGCTGCGGATTCCGGCGATTAACCTCGCGCGGCCCGTGCTGCCCGCCCATTTTAGTGATGGGGTGTGGGATGTGCCGCAATACGCCGTTGGCCACCATGCCGACAGTGGCCAGCCGGGCGACGGAACCAACATTGTGCTCAATGGCCATGTGGGCGGCAGTGATCCGGTCTTTGCCGATTTGGCGCTGCTCCAGCCGGGCGATCTGCTCTGGCTCTATCGTGGCACGCTGGCCACGGCCTATGTGGTCAGTGACACCCTACGGATTCAGGTCGTGGGCGCTGCGCCGGACCAGGTGGGCGCGGAGGCGGAGCGGCTGCTGAGTCCAACCGATCACGAGCTGGTCACGCTGATTACCTGCTGGCCACCGACCGGGCCGAACGCCTTTGACCAACGCCTGATTGTCCGCGCCGTGCGGCAGGAGGGCCAGCCATGA
- a CDS encoding WXG100 family type VII secretion target, with protein MVAPIIQVQYDQLEAVAARFQRATTTITSLRQQLQRTVAQLHHDWHGAAATAFFQQYQGELQPALDRLIVLLQTGGTVVMGIHAGMQAAEAEAAALFTGDFGDILLGGRGAALGAVAGLRAAPPAPRVGVHALPGGPLYDGSGNLRRFDLSLAEFEMLTASERIAWVEALERHAGTPNWFHNIQDIITYFDESPILGHMGPGTWASWADAGVLEAMQNGYHAHTLKREGLPLPAGFNDCAGAAPAWQAFFDARARGVSDVESLPLWALAEQRGVNYGADAANLRAGVPVPGTAAGDLIPDFVAYGNTYRFIARLEGGGETFVQSYGPWVGDQIGGGIAHDVVDPFASAAGHLPWIGADVERGLRDGADWAGSGLGSEAGDAATVPGFGNWFFDPRSTVPSTPATVLPGFVIPDERGPTYFMAKATEAGAIPPLPGMTPAGGQMTLYNGTTVLPSGDAILLDGTIIGTDGTITKPGGGRIPLAGTRLNPDGSYTLSDGTLAR; from the coding sequence ATGGTCGCTCCTATCATTCAGGTGCAGTATGATCAGCTAGAAGCCGTGGCGGCTCGCTTTCAACGGGCAACGACCACAATCACCAGCCTGCGGCAGCAGCTCCAACGAACGGTTGCCCAGCTGCACCACGACTGGCATGGTGCTGCAGCAACGGCCTTTTTTCAGCAGTATCAGGGCGAGCTGCAACCCGCCCTTGATCGATTGATCGTGCTGCTGCAAACGGGTGGTACGGTGGTCATGGGGATTCATGCAGGTATGCAGGCGGCAGAAGCCGAGGCTGCCGCGCTCTTTACCGGCGATTTTGGCGATATTCTGTTAGGTGGACGAGGGGCCGCACTTGGTGCGGTGGCCGGACTCCGCGCGGCACCACCCGCGCCGCGTGTCGGGGTGCATGCCTTACCGGGCGGGCCACTCTACGATGGGAGTGGCAATCTCCGGCGGTTTGATCTGAGTCTTGCTGAGTTTGAGATGTTGACCGCATCCGAACGGATTGCATGGGTTGAGGCGCTTGAACGCCATGCTGGTACGCCCAATTGGTTCCATAATATTCAGGATATTATTACCTATTTTGACGAATCGCCGATTCTGGGGCATATGGGACCAGGCACGTGGGCCTCGTGGGCTGATGCTGGGGTGTTGGAGGCCATGCAAAATGGCTATCACGCGCATACCCTTAAGCGCGAAGGATTGCCACTTCCCGCTGGATTTAATGATTGTGCCGGAGCCGCACCCGCTTGGCAAGCCTTTTTTGATGCTCGCGCTCGGGGTGTTTCTGATGTTGAATCCCTTCCACTCTGGGCCTTGGCTGAACAACGCGGGGTTAATTATGGGGCGGATGCGGCCAACCTTCGTGCGGGCGTTCCCGTGCCCGGAACCGCAGCAGGCGACCTCATTCCTGACTTTGTGGCCTATGGCAATACCTATCGCTTTATTGCACGCCTTGAGGGTGGGGGGGAAACCTTTGTGCAAAGTTATGGCCCATGGGTTGGCGACCAGATCGGTGGCGGTATTGCCCATGATGTTGTTGATCCGTTCGCCTCGGCGGCGGGTCACCTGCCATGGATTGGGGCTGATGTCGAACGCGGCTTACGGGATGGCGCGGATTGGGCGGGATCGGGACTGGGGAGTGAGGCGGGCGATGCGGCGACTGTCCCGGGCTTTGGGAACTGGTTTTTTGATCCGCGCAGCACGGTTCCTTCGACTCCGGCCACGGTCCTACCGGGATTTGTGATCCCCGATGAACGCGGACCGACCTATTTCATGGCAAAGGCCACTGAGGCAGGGGCCATTCCGCCATTGCCGGGCATGACTCCGGCGGGTGGCCAGATGACGCTGTATAACGGCACGACCGTGCTGCCAAGCGGTGATGCGATCTTGCTAGACGGAACGATCATCGGGACGGATGGCACGATTACGAAACCGGGCGGTGGCCGGATTCCGCTGGCCGGAACACGGCTGAACCCTGATGGCAGTTATACCTTGAGTGATGGGACGCTGGCACGATGA